The following proteins are encoded in a genomic region of Mycolicibacterium rutilum:
- a CDS encoding bifunctional phosphatase PAP2/diacylglycerol kinase family protein, producing MDLLPTRRRRGIRQIGEGLGTLDREVFEAIAESPSPLLDAVMPPLTRAADHSKLWFAIAAALAAVGNPSVKRGVNRGLVSLAVTSLVTNQGAKRVWKRQRPNRLLVPLARQTRRMPTSNSLPSGHSASAAAFAVGVGLESPAVGLGLALLAGLVGMSRIATGAHYPGDVLAGLGLGAAVAVVGGRVVPTAVPTRIPAADPLWVDTPQRPDGAGVVLVVNPASGSGTGARILDEVRNALPQAEIVELSDDDDIGEALRSAAKRAEVLAIGGGDGTVSCAAAAAVDAGIPLAVFPGGTFNHFAKDIGCDTVDKTVQAIREGTVSCVDLVCLNEKQMLVNTASIGAYPTFVQTREKLEHRIGKPLAGLYAMFHTLRHGEPVRIRYDNKTLQTSLFFLGNSTYLPSGFAPSRRTRMDDGLMDVRILETGRRFSRLRILLDITFGRLERSPLYHEMRVPEFEFTAVDGPTVLAHDGEVGEEVTDASFTVRYRALSVFRPAL from the coding sequence ATGGACTTGCTGCCCACACGACGGCGACGCGGTATCCGGCAGATCGGCGAGGGCCTCGGCACGCTCGACCGCGAGGTGTTCGAGGCGATCGCCGAGTCCCCGAGCCCGCTGCTCGACGCGGTGATGCCGCCGCTGACCAGGGCCGCCGATCACTCGAAGCTGTGGTTCGCGATCGCCGCGGCGCTGGCGGCGGTCGGCAATCCGTCGGTCAAGCGGGGCGTCAACCGGGGGCTGGTGAGCCTCGCGGTGACCAGCCTGGTCACCAACCAGGGCGCCAAGCGGGTGTGGAAGCGCCAGCGCCCGAACCGTCTGCTGGTGCCGCTGGCTCGGCAGACTCGCCGGATGCCGACGTCGAACTCGCTGCCGTCGGGACACTCGGCCAGTGCGGCCGCGTTCGCGGTCGGCGTCGGGCTCGAGAGCCCGGCGGTCGGACTCGGGCTGGCGCTGCTGGCGGGGCTGGTCGGCATGTCGCGGATCGCGACCGGTGCGCACTACCCCGGTGATGTGCTGGCCGGATTGGGTCTCGGCGCGGCGGTCGCGGTGGTGGGCGGGCGGGTGGTGCCGACCGCGGTGCCGACGCGGATCCCGGCCGCCGACCCGTTGTGGGTGGACACCCCGCAGCGCCCCGACGGTGCCGGTGTGGTGCTGGTGGTGAACCCCGCCTCCGGCAGCGGCACCGGTGCGCGGATCCTCGACGAGGTACGAAATGCGTTGCCGCAAGCCGAGATCGTCGAGCTGTCCGATGACGACGACATCGGCGAGGCGCTGCGGTCGGCGGCCAAGCGGGCCGAGGTGCTGGCAATCGGCGGTGGCGACGGGACGGTGTCGTGCGCGGCGGCGGCCGCGGTGGACGCCGGTATCCCGCTGGCGGTGTTCCCGGGTGGCACGTTCAACCACTTCGCCAAGGACATCGGATGCGACACCGTCGACAAGACGGTGCAGGCCATCCGGGAGGGCACCGTCAGTTGCGTTGACCTGGTGTGCCTCAACGAAAAACAGATGTTGGTGAACACCGCGAGCATCGGCGCCTACCCGACGTTCGTGCAGACCCGCGAGAAGCTCGAGCACCGGATCGGTAAGCCGCTCGCCGGGCTGTACGCGATGTTTCACACCCTGCGCCACGGCGAGCCGGTGCGAATCCGCTACGACAACAAGACGCTTCAGACGTCGCTGTTCTTCCTCGGCAACAGCACCTACCTTCCGTCGGGCTTCGCGCCGTCGCGCCGCACCAGAATGGACGACGGGCTGATGGACGTGCGGATCCTGGAGACGGGTCGGCGGTTCAGCAGGCTGCGCATCCTGCTCGACATAACGTTCGGCCGACTGGAGCGAAGCCCGCTGTATCACGAGATGCGGGTGCCGGAGTTCGAGTTCACCGCGGTCGACGGGCCGACGGTGCTCGCGCACGACGGTGAGGTCGGCGAAGAGGTCACCGACGCCAGCTTCACTGTGCGGTACCGGGCGCTGTCGGTGTTTCGTCCGGCTCTGTGA
- a CDS encoding sulfatase family protein, with protein MTDTRRDNVLIVHWHDLGRHLGAYGHSDVSSPRLDQLAAEGILFTRAHATAPLCSPSRGSLFTGRYPQSNGLLGLAHHGWEYRAGVRTLPHILSESGWHTALFGMQHESSYPAKIGFDEYDVSNSYCEYVVEQASNWLSQPPDKPFLLTAGFFETHRPYPRDRYEPADAGAVDVPDYLPDTEEVRQDLAEFYGSISVADAAVGRLLDTLAATGLDRTTWVVFLTDHGPALPRAKSTLYDAGTGIAMIVRPPRGTDITPKIYDELFSGVDLLPTLLELLGVEIPGDVEGLSHAPALLAQHTEPVRAAVYTGKTYHDSFDPIRAVRTKEYSYIENYAERPLLDLPWDIADSAPGRTVAPLVRALRPARELYDLTADPTESRNLLGQDRSPEIDAVADELALLLNDWRVKTNDVIPSEFAGTRISERYTETYLRIHGPTVTSRSAIASDRGIDDDHSQ; from the coding sequence GTGACGGACACGCGGCGAGACAACGTGCTGATCGTGCACTGGCACGACCTGGGCCGGCATCTCGGCGCCTACGGCCACAGCGACGTGTCGAGCCCGCGCCTCGACCAACTCGCTGCCGAAGGAATCCTGTTCACCCGCGCGCACGCCACCGCCCCGCTGTGCTCGCCGTCGCGCGGCTCCCTGTTCACCGGCCGCTACCCGCAGAGCAACGGCCTGCTCGGGCTCGCCCATCACGGCTGGGAGTACCGCGCCGGCGTCCGCACGCTGCCCCACATCCTGTCCGAATCCGGTTGGCACACCGCGTTGTTCGGTATGCAGCACGAGTCCTCCTACCCCGCGAAAATCGGCTTCGACGAGTACGACGTCTCCAACTCCTACTGTGAGTACGTCGTCGAGCAGGCGTCGAACTGGCTCAGCCAACCGCCCGACAAGCCGTTCCTGCTCACCGCGGGTTTCTTCGAGACCCACCGCCCCTATCCGCGCGACCGGTACGAGCCCGCCGACGCCGGCGCCGTCGACGTGCCGGACTACCTGCCCGACACCGAGGAGGTCCGCCAGGACCTCGCCGAGTTCTACGGGTCGATCTCGGTGGCGGACGCGGCCGTCGGCCGCCTGCTCGACACGCTCGCCGCGACGGGTCTGGACCGCACCACCTGGGTGGTGTTCCTCACCGACCACGGCCCGGCCCTGCCCCGCGCGAAATCCACGCTGTACGACGCGGGCACCGGCATCGCGATGATCGTGCGCCCGCCGCGCGGCACCGACATCACACCGAAGATCTACGACGAGCTGTTCAGCGGCGTGGACCTGCTGCCCACGCTCCTCGAGCTGCTCGGCGTCGAAATCCCGGGCGACGTCGAGGGACTGTCGCACGCCCCCGCTCTGCTCGCCCAGCACACCGAACCCGTGCGGGCCGCCGTCTACACCGGCAAGACGTACCACGACTCGTTCGACCCGATCCGCGCCGTGCGCACCAAGGAATACAGCTACATCGAGAACTACGCCGAGCGGCCGCTGCTCGACCTGCCGTGGGACATCGCCGACAGCGCACCCGGGCGCACCGTCGCCCCGCTGGTGCGCGCGTTGCGACCGGCCCGCGAGCTCTACGACCTCACCGCCGACCCGACGGAGTCACGCAACCTGCTCGGCCAGGACCGTTCACCCGAGATCGACGCGGTCGCCGACGAACTCGCGCTCCTGCTCAACGATTGGCGGGTCAAGACCAACGACGTCATCCCGTCCGAGTTCGCGGGAACCCGGATCTCCGAGCGCTACACCGAAACCTATTTGCGCATTCACGGACCCACCGTCACCAGCCGATCCGCGATCGCCTCGGACCGCGGCATCGACGACGACCACAGCCAATAG
- the stf0 gene encoding trehalose 2-sulfotransferase, whose translation MATHPTAYLVLASQRSGSTLLVESLRATGVAGEPGEFFQYLPSTSQSPQPRQWFDGVTDESILRLLDPLDEGKPDLAPPEIWRDYIRTVGRTPNGVWGGKLMWNQTPLLLDRADGLPDRSGTGLLSAIRDVVGSDPLLVHVYRPDVVSQAVSFWRAVQTRVWRGRPDPGRDARAEYHAGAIAHVVTMLRAQEEGWRNWFAEENVAPMEVPYPVLWRNLTEVVGDVLEALGLDRQLAPSPVLERQADQRSDEWVDRYRAEAETLGLPT comes from the coding sequence ATGGCAACGCATCCGACGGCGTATCTGGTTCTCGCGTCGCAGCGCAGTGGCAGCACGCTGCTGGTGGAGTCGCTGCGCGCGACGGGCGTCGCCGGTGAGCCCGGGGAGTTCTTCCAGTACCTGCCGAGCACCAGCCAGTCGCCGCAACCGCGGCAGTGGTTCGACGGGGTGACCGACGAGTCGATCCTGCGGCTGCTCGACCCGCTCGACGAAGGCAAGCCCGACCTCGCACCGCCGGAGATCTGGCGTGATTACATCCGCACCGTCGGGCGCACCCCCAACGGCGTCTGGGGCGGCAAGCTGATGTGGAATCAGACGCCGCTGCTGCTCGACCGCGCCGACGGCCTGCCGGACCGCTCGGGCACCGGCCTGCTCTCGGCGATCCGCGACGTCGTCGGCAGCGATCCGCTGCTGGTGCACGTGTACCGGCCCGATGTGGTGTCGCAGGCCGTCTCGTTCTGGCGTGCGGTCCAGACCCGGGTGTGGCGCGGTCGCCCCGACCCTGGGCGCGACGCCCGCGCCGAATACCACGCAGGAGCGATCGCCCACGTGGTCACGATGCTGCGCGCGCAGGAGGAGGGGTGGCGCAACTGGTTCGCCGAGGAGAACGTCGCCCCGATGGAGGTGCCGTATCCGGTGTTGTGGCGCAACCTCACCGAAGTGGTCGGCGACGTCCTCGAGGCGCTCGGCCTCGATCGGCAGCTGGCGCCGTCTCCGGTGCTCGAGCGCCAGGCCGACCAGCGTTCCGACGAGTGGGTGGACCGCTACCGTGCCGAGGCCGAAACCCTCGGACTGCCAACCTGA
- a CDS encoding trans-aconitate 2-methyltransferase, giving the protein MWNPDVYLAFADQRGRPFYDLLARVNADAPRRVTDLGCGPGNLTATLAARWPNAVIEAWDSSPEMVAAAQERGLDARVGDVRDWSPAPDTDVVVSNATLQWIPDHSALLVRWAQQLAAGSWIAIQVPGNFDAPSHRAVRELARRERWAEPLRDFPFREGQVDGPAGYAGLLTDAGCAVDAWETTYIHELTGENPVLDWITGTALRPVRSRLSDPEWDEFRAELIPLLDESYPRRSDGRTFFPFRRIFVVAQVR; this is encoded by the coding sequence ATGTGGAATCCCGACGTGTATCTGGCTTTCGCCGATCAGCGCGGTCGCCCGTTCTACGACCTGTTGGCCCGGGTCAACGCCGACGCTCCGCGGCGGGTGACTGATCTCGGTTGCGGACCGGGCAATCTGACCGCGACCCTGGCCGCGCGGTGGCCGAACGCCGTGATCGAGGCCTGGGACAGTTCACCGGAGATGGTCGCCGCGGCGCAGGAGCGCGGTCTGGACGCGCGGGTGGGCGACGTCCGGGACTGGTCACCGGCCCCCGACACCGATGTGGTGGTCAGCAATGCCACGCTGCAGTGGATACCGGACCATTCGGCGTTGTTGGTGCGGTGGGCGCAACAGCTGGCGGCGGGGTCGTGGATCGCCATCCAGGTGCCGGGGAACTTCGATGCCCCGTCGCACCGTGCGGTGCGGGAACTCGCGCGTCGCGAGCGGTGGGCAGAACCGCTGCGGGACTTCCCGTTTCGTGAAGGACAGGTCGACGGCCCGGCGGGTTACGCGGGGCTGCTCACCGACGCGGGTTGTGCCGTCGACGCATGGGAGACCACCTACATCCACGAGCTCACCGGCGAGAACCCGGTGCTGGACTGGATCACCGGAACCGCGCTGCGGCCGGTGCGCAGCCGTCTTTCCGATCCGGAGTGGGACGAGTTCCGCGCCGAGCTGATCCCGCTGCTCGACGAGTCCTATCCGCGGCGCTCCGACGGCCGAACGTTCTTTCCGTTCCGGCGCATCTTCGTGGTTGCGCAGGTCCGGTGA
- a CDS encoding phosphatase PAP2 family protein has protein sequence MASKRTWLIGTALAAVALYVLLWIAFAQQWNWLATVDDAALDPLHRYGADRPGWVLGWDIFCTVLGPTAFRLGTIVVIIVALVRRNVRFAMFLLISVELAGLITEIAKAAADRPRPATAFVTALGTSFPSGHALGVMVAVLALLTVALPVVRPSLRGWLIAAGVVVVIAIGVGRVVLNVHHPSDVIAGWALGYAYFVFCLLAVSPTRPITEPDETPTAPGTAQ, from the coding sequence GTGGCATCGAAGCGGACTTGGCTCATCGGAACCGCGCTGGCCGCCGTCGCGCTCTACGTCCTGCTCTGGATCGCCTTCGCGCAGCAATGGAACTGGCTCGCAACCGTTGACGACGCCGCCCTGGACCCGCTGCACCGCTACGGCGCCGACCGCCCCGGGTGGGTGCTCGGCTGGGACATCTTCTGCACCGTGCTCGGGCCGACCGCGTTTCGGCTCGGCACCATCGTCGTGATCATCGTCGCGCTGGTCCGCCGCAACGTCCGCTTCGCCATGTTCCTGTTGATCAGCGTCGAACTCGCCGGCCTGATCACCGAGATCGCCAAGGCCGCCGCAGACCGTCCCCGGCCCGCCACCGCGTTCGTCACCGCGCTGGGCACGTCCTTCCCCTCCGGCCACGCGCTGGGCGTGATGGTCGCGGTGCTGGCGCTGTTGACCGTCGCACTCCCGGTCGTCCGGCCGTCGCTGCGGGGCTGGCTGATCGCCGCGGGAGTGGTCGTCGTGATCGCGATCGGTGTCGGCCGCGTCGTGCTCAACGTGCACCACCCCTCCGACGTGATCGCCGGCTGGGCCCTGGGCTACGCGTACTTCGTCTTCTGCCTGCTCGCGGTGTCACCCACCCGGCCGATCACAGAGCCGGACGAAACACCGACAGCGCCCGGTACCGCACAGTGA
- a CDS encoding mitochondrial porin family protein, with protein sequence MAVFLRKLFRIGGLPDDLRAEVEAEGVLFLGEYLAVTRRFSGKIPGRRAKGNVTSYSGTLALTNQRVLGTLSTVPKLAGRTIDRRWDATQQGAVTAEFSATGLTLDVDLPAVDSRFSGELSMHYKVAIPDDILMRLPRRSLAFDVPPEYVFRAVGVPYHP encoded by the coding sequence ATGGCGGTGTTCCTGCGCAAGCTGTTCCGCATCGGTGGCTTGCCCGACGACCTGCGTGCCGAGGTGGAAGCCGAGGGCGTCCTGTTCCTGGGCGAGTACCTCGCGGTGACGCGGCGGTTCAGCGGCAAGATCCCGGGCCGGCGCGCGAAGGGCAACGTGACGAGCTACTCGGGAACGCTGGCGCTGACCAATCAGCGGGTGCTCGGCACGTTGTCGACGGTGCCCAAACTGGCCGGCCGCACGATCGACCGGCGCTGGGACGCCACGCAGCAGGGCGCCGTCACCGCCGAGTTCTCGGCGACCGGTCTGACGCTGGATGTGGATCTCCCGGCGGTGGATTCGCGCTTCAGCGGGGAACTTTCGATGCACTACAAGGTCGCGATCCCCGACGACATCCTGATGCGGCTGCCGCGCCGCTCGCTGGCCTTCGACGTGCCGCCCGAGTACGTGTTCCGCGCGGTCGGGGTGCCGTACCACCCTTGA
- a CDS encoding SRPBCC family protein: MPVNKDESGRRWVSTDVLVPGTPEQVWQAIATGVGMSAWFTPTSVEEHVGGAVRFDFGDENCGEAVQAGTVTAWDPPRRFAYEEYDWSGDAPPLATEVTVTSRSGDRCVIRMVHSLFTDRDDWDDEMESFETGWPGFFEVLKVYLADFPGERSALVHAAAETSDSELSAWQRVTAALGLAGADVGERRETPSDAPPLAGAVSHIHQDGRARLISVRIDRPAAGVALVGACTVGEQAYTTVSIYLYGDDAEQVAAAEQPKWSAWLRGVLQPEPIAT; the protein is encoded by the coding sequence ATGCCCGTGAACAAAGACGAATCCGGTCGCCGCTGGGTGTCGACGGACGTCCTCGTGCCCGGCACCCCGGAACAGGTGTGGCAGGCCATCGCCACCGGCGTCGGCATGAGTGCCTGGTTCACGCCCACCTCGGTCGAGGAACACGTCGGCGGCGCCGTGCGGTTCGACTTCGGCGACGAGAACTGCGGCGAGGCCGTACAAGCCGGCACGGTGACGGCGTGGGACCCGCCGCGCCGGTTCGCCTACGAGGAGTACGACTGGAGCGGTGACGCGCCACCGCTGGCCACCGAGGTGACTGTCACCAGCCGCTCCGGTGACCGGTGCGTGATCCGCATGGTGCACAGCCTGTTCACCGACCGCGACGACTGGGACGACGAGATGGAGAGCTTCGAGACCGGGTGGCCCGGGTTTTTCGAGGTGCTCAAGGTCTACCTCGCCGACTTTCCCGGGGAGCGTTCGGCGCTGGTGCACGCCGCCGCGGAGACCTCGGACAGCGAGCTGTCGGCGTGGCAGCGGGTCACCGCGGCGTTGGGGCTCGCCGGCGCCGACGTCGGTGAACGCCGCGAAACCCCCTCAGACGCACCACCGCTGGCCGGTGCGGTCAGCCACATCCACCAGGACGGCCGCGCGCGCCTGATCAGCGTGCGGATCGATCGACCCGCCGCCGGCGTGGCGCTCGTCGGTGCGTGCACGGTCGGGGAGCAGGCCTACACCACGGTCAGCATCTACCTCTACGGCGACGACGCCGAGCAGGTCGCGGCCGCCGAACAACCGAAGTGGTCCGCCTGGCTGCGTGGCGTACTCCAACCGGAGCCCATCGCCACTTAG
- a CDS encoding ArsR/SmtB family transcription factor — protein MLDVEVIADPAAAVIALDPIRNRLLAELTEPASAATLASRIGISRQKVNYHLRALQEHRLVAEAGERQWGGLRERLLLATAASYVVSPSAMGPVATDPGRTHDRLSASYLIALAARAVREVGDLWATARAKDKRLATLSIDTTIRFRSPAERAAFTRDLSDAVTALAARYHDETDPQARGYRLMVAAYPAPQEETKCP, from the coding sequence ATGCTCGACGTCGAGGTGATCGCCGACCCCGCCGCGGCGGTGATCGCGCTGGACCCGATCCGCAACCGCCTGCTCGCCGAGCTGACCGAACCGGCCTCGGCGGCCACCCTCGCCTCGCGCATCGGCATCTCGCGGCAGAAGGTCAACTACCATCTGCGTGCCCTGCAGGAGCATCGCCTCGTCGCCGAGGCCGGCGAGCGCCAGTGGGGCGGACTGCGCGAGCGGCTGCTGCTGGCGACCGCCGCGTCGTACGTGGTGTCGCCGAGCGCGATGGGACCGGTCGCCACCGATCCCGGCCGCACCCACGACCGGCTGTCCGCCAGCTACCTGATCGCGCTGGCCGCCCGCGCGGTCCGCGAAGTCGGTGACCTGTGGGCGACGGCGCGCGCGAAGGACAAGCGACTGGCCACGTTGTCGATCGACACCACGATCCGGTTCCGCTCACCCGCCGAACGGGCGGCGTTCACGCGCGACCTCTCCGACGCGGTCACCGCACTGGCGGCCCGCTACCACGACGAAACCGATCCACAGGCCCGCGGCTACCGGCTGATGGTGGCCGCCTACCCGGCACCGCAGGAGGAGACGAAATGCCCGTGA